A region from the Azospirillaceae bacterium genome encodes:
- a CDS encoding prepilin-type N-terminal cleavage/methylation domain-containing protein → MRAGFTLVETLVVLVILGILGAALAVGIQDRLPGLRFSAAVGALEEELRNRQVEAMVTGRPVVFSLADLGHPDRGAAGRRLRRIAAVRLRIDGADATHPGQVVFLPGGWSPGAQVQLVQDGRNATVRVDWPLGTVHRE, encoded by the coding sequence GTGCGCGCCGGTTTCACCCTGGTGGAAACCCTGGTGGTGCTGGTGATCCTGGGCATCCTGGGGGCCGCCTTGGCCGTCGGCATCCAGGACCGGTTGCCGGGCCTGCGCTTCAGCGCCGCGGTCGGCGCGCTGGAGGAGGAGCTGCGCAACCGCCAGGTGGAGGCGATGGTGACCGGCCGGCCGGTCGTCTTTTCCCTGGCCGACCTCGGCCATCCCGACCGGGGGGCCGCCGGCCGCCGCCTGCGGCGCATCGCCGCCGTGCGGCTTCGCATCGATGGTGCCGACGCCACCCATCCCGGCCAGGTGGTGTTCCTGCCCGGCGGCTGGTCGCCCGGCGCCCAGGTTCAGTTGGTCCAGGACGGCCGCAACGCCACCGTGCGGGTGGACTGGCCCCTCGGCACCGTGCATCGGGAGTAG